TAATACTTCTAAGTACTTAATGAATTATTAATGCTTTAACACCAAGGATAAAGAGAGTTAATGGGGAGTGTAAAGTACACCTATGGGGAGTGTAAAGTACACCTATGGGGAGTGTAAAGTACACCTATGGGGAGTGTAAAGTACACCTATGGGGAGTTATTATAGAAAAGAATTGCTATTTAACCTCTATATTGTTAAACTAACCTTAATATAAAAGGAGGTATTTTATGCGTAAATTAGATTTGTGGGCCAGTGATAGAAATTTTAATACTGAAGACCTTGATGATTCAAAATTTTATTATGTAGTAGAGCATAATGATTTAATTACTAAAGCAAGACATGATTTAACAGCTCGACAACTTAAAATTATGGATTTTGTTATTTCTAAGATAAAACCTTCTGATACTAGCTTTAATATCGTACGTACGTCTATGTATGAAATTACTAATATATTAGGTCTTACTCGAAGCGGTAAAAATTATTCTGATATAGTTAATAATATTAATGAAATGCGAAAAAAAGACGTCTTTATTTATAGCGAACAAGAAAAAAAAATGACTATTACTGGTTGGTTTTCTGATATAGATGTATGGGAAAATGGCCAAATCGAATTACGTATTAATCAAAATTTCGCTCCATATTTACTTTCATTGAAAGAAAGTTATACTCAATATCTTCTTCTTGATACAATTCAACTAAATAGTAAATATTCTATTCTTTTATACAAGTTAATGCGTGAAGCTGATAAAGATTATGGCAAGAAAAAAACAGTTTTAAGTGGTACTCCTGACGAGTTCAAAGAATGGCTTGGCGCTCCAGAAAGTTATGCTTTTAAAGATCTTAATAAAAACGTGTTTCAAAAAGCAATAAATGAAATTAATCTTAAAATAAATGATATGGAATTAGAAATGTTTACTGCTAACCGTGGACGAAAAGTTGTACAAGTAGATATTCGCAACCATTTTATTAAAAACATTAATCTTATTGATAATAACTTACAAAAAGTTCCCTTAGATGACTGGACAAAATAACATGCTACTATATCAGTACTATAGCACCTTAAAAGTCTATTCTAAAAGT
The window above is part of the Carnobacterium iners genome. Proteins encoded here:
- a CDS encoding replication initiation protein, translating into MRKLDLWASDRNFNTEDLDDSKFYYVVEHNDLITKARHDLTARQLKIMDFVISKIKPSDTSFNIVRTSMYEITNILGLTRSGKNYSDIVNNINEMRKKDVFIYSEQEKKMTITGWFSDIDVWENGQIELRINQNFAPYLLSLKESYTQYLLLDTIQLNSKYSILLYKLMREADKDYGKKKTVLSGTPDEFKEWLGAPESYAFKDLNKNVFQKAINEINLKINDMELEMFTANRGRKVVQVDIRNHFIKNINLIDNNLQKVPLDDWTK